In Chitinivibrionales bacterium, the genomic window TGCTGCAGCCGAACCGGTTTGCGTAGAAGATCGTGTCCATGTCGTAGTCGTGCACGGGCAAGGTGGCCATGGTGGCTAGTTGCCTGCCGTTGGCGCAATAAAACGTGCCGTTCTTGTACTTCATGAAATAAATCGGCTTGACTGCCGAGTTGCCCTGGCGGTTTTCGCGCTCGACAACCATGTGGATTTCGGTGCTGTCGTCCGAAGCGTACTTGACATATGGTTTATAGCTGCCGCCGGTGAACATGTGGTACTTGCGGCTCCAGGTGACGCCCCAGTCGTCGCTGAAGCAGAAGCACGGTTCCCACACCACCGTGCCGTCAGGATATCCGCCGGCATTGTCGCGAAAGAAGAGGTACAAACGGCCCTGGGGGCCTTCTCCCTTGAGGAAGACTGCGTTGGGGTAGCAGTAGCCGCCGGCGCCGCCGGGGTTGATGGCAGTTTGCCAGGAGGTGATGTCTTCGGGATTCTTCGAAATCAATTCGGTGATGGTGCCGCCGTCATGGCCGGTGCAAAAGATGACAATCCTGCCGTCGGGCCGTGCGATGATTGCCGGGTGATTGTGGTCGTCGGCGCCGTAGGGCATCGGCGGAAGCGTGGTGACGAACGTGTCCTTTGTGTCGTGGTCGTAGTACGCGATGCCCTTGGTGCCCGTGGAGGTGTTCCATGCCATGTAGGTGCGCTTGTGCGTTCCTTCGTAGTAAATGGCCTTGGGCTCGGCATACCATGTGTAAATCGCGTCCTTTGTGATGGAGGAGAACTGCTCGCCCGGTTTCGGAATGGCCTGAGCGCTTAAACGGAAGGCTATGGCGGTGACGAGAAACGTTAATAGACAAACGGGAACAAACATCGTTCTCTTGTTCATAATTCCCCCTGCGAATGAAGAAAAAAATAGTAAAGCCCGCACGCATTCTTTCTTGTCAAAAAGAACGCGTGCCGCTTGTTGCTTCAACCTGTTTTCATCCGCAGTGTTGATCTGCCGATGAAAAAATTACCGCGCTACAATAAAGTTCTGCGAATAATAATTCGCGCCGTCAAACAGTTTTGCAATATACGATCCGTGGGCGAGCCCCATTTCGCTCCATAACGCCGAATTCATCCCCGTTCTCATCGAATGCACCTTGGCAGTCAGGTTTGCGACGCAGCGTCCCTGAAGGTTGTATACACGGAGCGTTGCCGATGCAGGGGAAGCGAGCGAAAACGAAAGACCGCTCACGAGAATGTTGAAACCCGATGCCTTGGGCTCCCGCCGCTCGAACCCGGACTTGATGGGCGTCTGGCCCGCCGCGATTTTCGTGGAATCGAAGGTGTACATTTTCACGTCCATGGAGAACGGGCCGCCCCACGTGGTGTAGGTGCCGTAATTCCAGACCACGTCGATCTTCCCGCCGGGCGTGTTGCGCGGCACGATCGGCCTGCAGTTCTTTGCCGCGGATCCTGAGGTGATCTGCCAATACGTCCACGTCGCGCCCTTGTCCGTCGTCACCCACCGTTCGAGTTCGAATACGCCGTTCACGTGCGTGCTCAGATAGACGATGTTCGGATTCACATGGTCGAGAATGAGGCCGCCGCTGAAGCCGACTTCCTGTCCGCCCTCGGTCATGGGGCCGCCGCTGTTGATGAGGAAATGATGGTTCCATTTTGCTCCGTCCCACCGGTAGTAGTAATAGCGGTGGTTTGCGCCCGACGGATCATAAATGTCGTAAACGAACACCGGATATCCGTCGGGGTCAAGCGCCACGTCCCATCCGGTGCCGATGGTGCCGCTCAATCCGTCCGGAGGGTTTGCCGGATAGTAAACGGTGTCCACCTCCGCCGTGGTGATGGGCGCGGCCGCGTCCTGGGCGACGGTCTTGATGAGCGTGCCGTTCATTTTATAGAACCCGCCGTTATAATAGTACATGAAATAAGTGGGCTTTGGCGGCGGGTTGTTCCGGTTGTCATTTTCGATAAGCATGTAGATCTTGTCTTTTCCGTTCGAGCAGTATTTGCAGTACGGCCGCATGCCCGCGCCTTCGGTGCCGCCGAAGAAATATTTTGTCGCCGTGCTCCAGGTTGCACCACCGTCGTCACTGGTCTGGTAATAGGGCATTCCCGCGTCACCGCCCTCCGTTGAAGGCCCTCTGAAAAACAAGTACAGCCTGTTGTTCTCCGCGCTCAACTGGCAGACGTTCGGATACGTGCATCCGACATTAACGGTTTTTTCCGCGCCCCAGGAAGTGATGTCTTCGGCATTCGTCGAAATGCGGCTGTACCACGACGCGCCGTAATGCTCGCTGTAAAAGGTGATGATGTGACCGTTGGGGAGAATCGTCAAGGTCGTGGTGTTGTGGTCATCAAACCCGAAGCCCGTTTTCAGGTCAAAGGTCTGAATGGTTCCATTGGAATGGTCGAACGAGGCGATGGCGGCCTCGCCCGGGTTGTTGTCGGAGTGGAAAAAGCCTACATAGGTTTTTTCCTTTGTGCCCTTGTAATACACCGCCCTTGGATCATGGTACCATGTCCAGCATCCCTGCGGCGAAAGCGTGGCGCAGGACGCGCCGGTTTTGGGATACTCGGTTTGTGCG contains:
- a CDS encoding BNR-4 repeat-containing protein, with amino-acid sequence MNKRTMFVPVCLLTFLVTAIAFRLSAQAIPKPGEQFSSITKDAIYTWYAEPKAIYYEGTHKRTYMAWNTSTGTKGIAYYDHDTKDTFVTTLPPMPYGADDHNHPAIIARPDGRIVIFCTGHDGGTITELISKNPEDITSWQTAINPGGAGGYCYPNAVFLKGEGPQGRLYLFFRDNAGGYPDGTVVWEPCFCFSDDWGVTWSRKYHMFTGGSYKPYVKYASDDSTEIHMVVERENRQGNSAVKPIYFMKYKNGTFYCANGRQLATMATLPVHDYDMDTIFYANRFGCSNTCYDVALDANNNPVTVMDMFKDTSINIYWYMRWTGTTWFKTPFVNSGMYRGCQSGFAAGVTLDHENPSNVYLCRQMLKPSATPFNMADTSYTNYKTNLKATCWTTAAYPHELEKWTTNDGGATWDTMPITRNTNSTIYMNTNCLPCVPRHHKTGTKIEVMWLNGIYQSMSPTPINGTPGYQLALRVYPFLEPVGTKQPAQPHASRDLGFTLSRTGISFTLVNPQRSSFTLYSLNGKLAKSLTPLVRRMASGTSFIAFSSLSVPKGVYLLRFENGQYSIADRIIIP
- a CDS encoding BNR-4 repeat-containing protein, with protein sequence MIRIFKPLMLAALAVAFFANGIVAQTEYPKTGASCATLSPQGCWTWYHDPRAVYYKGTKEKTYVGFFHSDNNPGEAAIASFDHSNGTIQTFDLKTGFGFDDHNTTTLTILPNGHIITFYSEHYGASWYSRISTNAEDITSWGAEKTVNVGCTYPNVCQLSAENNRLYLFFRGPSTEGGDAGMPYYQTSDDGGATWSTATKYFFGGTEGAGMRPYCKYCSNGKDKIYMLIENDNRNNPPPKPTYFMYYYNGGFYKMNGTLIKTVAQDAAAPITTAEVDTVYYPANPPDGLSGTIGTGWDVALDPDGYPVFVYDIYDPSGANHRYYYYRWDGAKWNHHFLINSGGPMTEGGQEVGFSGGLILDHVNPNIVYLSTHVNGVFELERWVTTDKGATWTYWQITSGSAAKNCRPIVPRNTPGGKIDVVWNYGTYTTWGGPFSMDVKMYTFDSTKIAAGQTPIKSGFERREPKASGFNILVSGLSFSLASPASATLRVYNLQGRCVANLTAKVHSMRTGMNSALWSEMGLAHGSYIAKLFDGANYYSQNFIVAR